A genomic stretch from Bacteroidota bacterium includes:
- a CDS encoding CPBP family intramembrane metalloprotease, whose amino-acid sequence MNFLERHNISPVLFSFISLIILFTTYQIIGGALAYLFFQGQINEQTVNGIRWLTVFSQIIFLLVPTILLTKLASTNIRDYLRFKSTSLIQIILAMFGMFALGQMLQVYLTVQDMIPLPESIQPFVESIKKSIEQLYKQVAGASNIQELFFVLFVIAVVPAFAEEFLFRGLVQRSLERGLTPLKGVIFTGIIFGAFHLNPFTFVPLAIIGIYLGFLVLKSGSLMVPIAAHFFNNAIAVFAIYLKYDEDALITGKPSAMSPEILLLSFVFFLLVFFIIMYYFIRASNLLTKIKSEV is encoded by the coding sequence ATGAATTTTTTAGAACGTCATAACATTTCGCCTGTGCTGTTCTCGTTTATTTCTCTCATAATTCTTTTCACTACTTATCAGATAATCGGGGGAGCGCTTGCCTATCTGTTCTTTCAAGGACAAATAAACGAGCAAACCGTGAACGGTATCCGATGGCTGACTGTTTTTAGTCAGATTATATTTTTGCTCGTTCCCACTATATTGCTTACGAAATTGGCATCGACAAATATACGTGATTATTTAAGATTCAAATCGACAAGTTTAATACAAATTATTCTTGCGATGTTCGGGATGTTTGCATTAGGGCAGATGCTTCAGGTTTATTTAACTGTTCAGGATATGATACCATTACCCGAAAGCATACAACCTTTTGTGGAATCGATAAAAAAATCTATCGAACAATTATATAAGCAAGTTGCAGGTGCTTCAAATATTCAGGAATTGTTTTTTGTGCTGTTTGTTATTGCAGTTGTTCCGGCTTTTGCAGAAGAGTTTCTTTTTAGAGGATTGGTACAAAGAAGTTTGGAGCGTGGACTGACTCCCCTAAAGGGCGTTATCTTCACGGGAATTATTTTCGGAGCTTTTCATCTCAATCCGTTTACATTCGTTCCGCTGGCAATCATCGGAATTTATTTAGGTTTCTTGGTCTTAAAATCGGGCAGCTTAATGGTCCCAATTGCGGCTCATTTTTTTAATAATGCCATTGCGGTTTTTGCTATTTATCTAAAATACGACGAGGATGCTTTAATCACAGGAAAACCATCCGCAATGTCCCCCGAAATTTTATTATTATCGTTCGTGTTTTTTTTATTGGTTTTTTTCATCATAATGTATTATTTTATTCGTGCATCTAACTTACTAACAAAAATTAAAAGCGAGGTATAA